A stretch of the Staphylococcus sp. NRL 16/872 genome encodes the following:
- the lexA gene encoding transcriptional repressor LexA: MRELTKRQSEIYDYIKHVVQVKGYPPSVREIGEAVGLASSSTVHGHLSRLEEKGYIKRDPTKPRAIEIVSEQSNGSINMEETIYVPVIGKVTAGVPITAVENIEEYFPLPEHLTSTHNSDIFILNVIGESMIEAGILDGDKVIVRSQTIAENGDIIVAMTEDDEATVKRFYKEKNRYRLQPENSTMNPIYLDNVTVIGKVIGLYREL, from the coding sequence GTTCAAGTCAAAGGATATCCACCAAGTGTTCGTGAAATCGGAGAAGCTGTCGGTTTAGCTTCCAGTTCTACCGTTCATGGTCACTTATCAAGATTAGAAGAAAAAGGATATATTAAACGAGATCCGACTAAACCGAGAGCAATTGAAATTGTAAGTGAACAATCAAATGGTTCTATTAACATGGAAGAAACAATATATGTTCCAGTAATTGGTAAAGTTACAGCTGGCGTACCTATCACTGCTGTAGAAAATATTGAAGAATATTTTCCATTACCTGAGCATTTAACATCTACTCATAACAGTGATATCTTTATTTTAAATGTCATTGGTGAAAGTATGATTGAAGCTGGCATCTTAGATGGAGACAAAGTCATCGTTAGAAGCCAAACAATTGCAGAAAATGGAGATATAATTGTAGCAATGACTGAAGATGATGAAGCTACTGTAAAACGTTTCTATAAAGAAAAAAATCGTTATAGATTACAACCAGAAAACAGCACTATGAATCCTATATATTTAGATAACGTCACTGTTATCGGTAAAGTAATAGGTCTTTATAGAGAATTATAA